A region from the Kribbella shirazensis genome encodes:
- a CDS encoding glycoside hydrolase family 3 N-terminal domain-containing protein, with product MAVAALVAGLLVTTSAAADDPAPVTLAAFEGGEPFASPPNPGIFTWGSDADDPPALELQTRADAPAGEKVLHGTYGISGWGGFTHNVTYDVNPGDWSAYKGIRFWWYGQNTAPLPPGSGKRIFFEIKDGGAHAEASELWNTSFTDDWEGWHLVEIPFSQLVYRGDYQPVGGIDHILNLTQMWGYAFTMPAGSPGEFAIDQVEVYGKADPALKNSVVTDADVYPVKEGGTAQVKVTVGTTGGTPLEEPVTVEYRTGTGTAGSADYTPVSGTITFPAGTVSGTTQAVSVTTRKDRSAEVAETVPLELTVTGAKPPAAQPVVVIDAHDLPYLNPKLPIKHRVADLLARMTVSEKVGQMTQAERNALRSRADIASYALGSLLSGGGSVPAPNTPAAWAAMIDTFQLNAQATRLQIPLIYGVDAVHGHNNVVGATILPHNIAIGATRDPELARRTGEVTATEVRATGIPWDFAPCVCVVRDDRWGRTYEAYGEDPALVQSMATVITGLQGKPNGSQLARNDRVLATAKHFVGDGGTTYGSSTTGSYTIDQGVTEVSRQQLETIHLAPFGTAVELGVGTVMPSYSSLSVDGGAPVKMHGNGELINGVLKQRMGFDGFVISDWQAIDQLPGDYASDIRTSINAGLDMIMVPTNYQDFTRGLTEEIAAGRIPAARIDDAVRRILTEKFKLGLFEHPYADTSNSASIGTAEHRAVGRAAAAKSQVLLKNESNLLPLAPTSKLYVAGSNANDLGNQMGGWSISWQGGSGTTTTGTTILDGIRQVAPTATYSADASAPLDGHDVGVVVVGERPYAEGIGDVGNGHDLLLSVADKAAVDKVCGAMKCVVLIVSGRPQVITDQLGKINALVASWLPGTEGAGVADVLFGKVPFSGRLPVSWPRTQEQQPLNVGDASYDPQYPFGWGLTTQAAARQALTEARNSLLRKHDPYAVAAGVAASVALRVQDWSGPQATIALAAAAQSATFLERTKADTFAEDDAVVGVARWIAQNHVGQNLNEPASKLISDADHALLTGQLSIAVAKLTATTR from the coding sequence GTGGCTGTGGCGGCTCTGGTGGCCGGGCTGCTGGTGACGACGTCGGCGGCGGCCGACGATCCGGCGCCGGTGACGCTCGCGGCCTTCGAGGGTGGTGAGCCGTTCGCGTCGCCGCCGAATCCTGGGATCTTCACCTGGGGCAGCGACGCCGACGATCCGCCGGCGCTGGAGTTGCAGACGCGGGCGGACGCACCCGCCGGTGAGAAGGTCCTGCACGGGACGTACGGCATCAGCGGCTGGGGCGGTTTCACCCACAACGTGACGTACGACGTGAACCCGGGCGACTGGTCGGCGTACAAGGGGATCCGCTTCTGGTGGTACGGGCAGAACACCGCCCCGCTGCCTCCCGGCTCAGGGAAGCGGATCTTCTTCGAGATCAAGGACGGCGGTGCGCACGCCGAGGCATCGGAGCTGTGGAACACCAGCTTCACCGACGACTGGGAGGGCTGGCACCTGGTCGAGATCCCGTTCAGCCAGTTGGTGTACCGCGGCGACTACCAGCCCGTCGGCGGGATCGACCACATCCTGAACCTGACCCAGATGTGGGGCTACGCGTTCACCATGCCGGCCGGGTCGCCGGGTGAGTTCGCGATCGATCAGGTCGAGGTGTACGGCAAGGCCGACCCGGCGCTGAAGAACAGCGTGGTCACCGACGCGGACGTCTATCCGGTCAAGGAGGGCGGCACCGCGCAGGTGAAGGTGACGGTCGGGACCACTGGCGGCACGCCGCTCGAGGAGCCGGTCACCGTCGAGTACCGGACCGGAACGGGTACGGCAGGTTCCGCCGACTACACCCCGGTTTCCGGAACGATCACGTTCCCCGCCGGAACAGTTTCCGGAACGACGCAGGCAGTTTCCGTCACGACCCGGAAAGACCGTTCCGCGGAAGTTGCGGAAACCGTTCCGCTCGAGCTCACGGTCACCGGCGCGAAGCCGCCCGCCGCCCAGCCGGTCGTGGTGATCGACGCACACGACCTGCCGTACCTGAACCCGAAACTCCCGATCAAGCACCGGGTCGCCGACCTGCTCGCCCGGATGACGGTTTCGGAAAAGGTCGGACAGATGACCCAGGCGGAACGGAACGCGCTCCGGTCCCGCGCGGACATCGCGTCCTACGCTCTCGGCTCGCTGCTGTCCGGCGGCGGCTCGGTCCCGGCCCCGAACACCCCGGCCGCCTGGGCCGCGATGATCGACACCTTCCAGCTGAACGCGCAGGCGACCCGCCTGCAGATCCCGTTGATCTACGGCGTCGACGCGGTGCACGGCCACAACAACGTGGTCGGCGCGACGATCCTGCCGCACAACATCGCCATCGGTGCGACCCGCGATCCGGAACTGGCCCGCCGGACCGGCGAGGTGACCGCGACCGAGGTCCGCGCGACCGGCATCCCGTGGGACTTCGCGCCGTGCGTCTGCGTGGTCCGCGACGACCGCTGGGGCCGCACGTACGAGGCGTACGGCGAGGATCCGGCCCTCGTGCAGTCGATGGCGACCGTGATCACCGGGCTGCAGGGCAAGCCGAACGGCAGTCAGCTCGCGCGCAACGACCGCGTCCTGGCCACCGCGAAGCACTTCGTCGGCGACGGCGGTACGACGTACGGCAGCTCGACGACCGGCTCGTACACGATCGACCAGGGCGTCACGGAGGTCAGCCGGCAGCAGCTCGAGACGATCCACCTCGCGCCGTTCGGGACCGCCGTGGAGCTGGGCGTCGGCACCGTGATGCCGTCGTACTCGAGCCTGTCGGTCGACGGCGGCGCTCCGGTCAAGATGCACGGCAACGGCGAGCTGATCAACGGCGTCCTGAAGCAGCGGATGGGCTTCGACGGGTTCGTGATCAGCGACTGGCAGGCGATCGACCAGCTGCCCGGCGACTACGCGAGCGACATCCGCACGTCGATCAACGCCGGCCTGGACATGATCATGGTGCCGACGAACTACCAGGACTTCACCCGCGGCCTGACCGAGGAGATCGCCGCCGGCCGGATCCCGGCGGCGCGGATCGACGACGCGGTCCGCCGGATCCTGACCGAGAAGTTCAAGCTGGGACTGTTCGAGCACCCGTACGCCGACACGTCCAACAGCGCCTCGATCGGAACGGCGGAACACCGTGCCGTCGGGCGGGCTGCGGCGGCGAAGTCCCAGGTCCTGCTGAAGAACGAGAGCAACTTGTTGCCGCTGGCACCGACGTCCAAGCTGTACGTCGCGGGCAGCAACGCGAACGATCTGGGCAACCAGATGGGCGGCTGGAGCATCAGCTGGCAAGGCGGATCAGGTACGACGACCACCGGAACGACGATCCTCGACGGGATCAGGCAGGTGGCGCCGACGGCGACGTACAGTGCCGACGCGTCCGCACCGCTGGACGGTCACGACGTCGGCGTCGTCGTGGTCGGTGAGCGCCCGTACGCCGAAGGAATCGGGGACGTCGGCAACGGTCACGACCTGCTGCTTTCGGTCGCGGACAAGGCCGCCGTGGACAAGGTGTGCGGCGCGATGAAGTGCGTCGTGCTGATCGTGTCAGGCCGGCCGCAGGTGATCACGGATCAGCTCGGCAAGATCAATGCGCTCGTGGCGTCCTGGCTGCCGGGGACCGAAGGCGCCGGCGTCGCCGATGTGCTGTTCGGCAAGGTGCCGTTCAGCGGCCGGTTGCCGGTCAGCTGGCCGCGCACACAGGAGCAGCAGCCGTTGAACGTCGGCGACGCGTCCTACGATCCGCAGTATCCGTTCGGTTGGGGCCTCACCACCCAGGCGGCCGCCCGGCAGGCGTTGACCGAGGCGCGCAACAGCCTGCTGCGCAAGCACGATCCGTACGCCGTCGCTGCCGGAGTCGCGGCGAGCGTCGCTCTCCGGGTCCAGGACTGGTCGGGGCCGCAGGCAACAATTGCGCTGGCCGCGGCCGCACAGTCCGCCACGTTCCTCGAGCGCACCAAGGCGGACACCTTCGCCGAGGACGACGCGGTCGTCGGCGTGGCGCGCTGGATCGCACAGAACCACGTCGGGCAGAACCTGAACGAGCCGGCCTCGAAGCTCATCTCCGACGCCGACCACGCCCTCCTGACCGGTCAGCTCAGCATTGCGGTCGCCAAGCTGACTGCGACAACGAGGTAG
- a CDS encoding LLM class F420-dependent oxidoreductase: MTTRFGVFVPQGWKMDLAQIADPIEQWEAMTAVAQRADEQSWDSIWLFDHFHTVPEPSDNTTFECWSATAALARDTKRVNIGQMVGCNGYRNPSLYAKIASTVDVASHGRLYAGIGAGWYEHEWKAYGYEWTEVPERMAAFREATEIIYKMWTEDKPVYNGKYYSIDAPINEPKGVRKPHPSFWIGGGGPKVTLKLVAQYADAANIGGGKPELFKEKADILRGHCQKLGRDYDEIIKSTNFNVFPIDKGDDPQKATEKAKGPIKRDHFDRDNIIGTEDEIADRVEAVLEAGADYVIFYVPGVAYDLDLLERVESIAKRFA, from the coding sequence ATGACTACACGTTTCGGGGTCTTCGTACCGCAGGGCTGGAAGATGGATCTGGCGCAGATCGCCGATCCGATCGAGCAGTGGGAGGCGATGACGGCGGTCGCCCAGCGGGCCGACGAGCAGTCGTGGGACTCGATCTGGCTGTTCGACCACTTCCACACGGTGCCGGAGCCGAGTGACAACACCACCTTCGAGTGCTGGAGCGCGACCGCGGCGCTCGCCCGCGACACCAAGCGCGTGAACATCGGCCAGATGGTCGGCTGCAACGGGTACCGCAACCCGTCGCTGTACGCCAAGATCGCGTCCACCGTCGACGTCGCCAGCCACGGCCGGCTGTACGCCGGGATCGGCGCCGGCTGGTACGAGCACGAGTGGAAGGCGTACGGCTACGAGTGGACCGAGGTACCGGAGCGGATGGCCGCGTTCCGGGAGGCGACCGAGATCATCTACAAGATGTGGACCGAGGACAAGCCGGTCTACAACGGCAAGTACTACTCGATCGACGCCCCGATCAACGAGCCGAAGGGCGTCCGCAAGCCGCACCCGAGCTTCTGGATCGGCGGCGGCGGCCCGAAGGTGACGCTGAAGCTGGTCGCCCAGTACGCCGACGCCGCGAACATCGGCGGCGGCAAGCCGGAGCTGTTCAAGGAGAAGGCCGACATCCTCCGCGGGCACTGCCAGAAGCTCGGTCGCGACTACGACGAGATCATCAAGTCGACGAACTTCAACGTGTTCCCGATCGACAAGGGCGACGACCCGCAGAAGGCGACCGAGAAGGCCAAGGGCCCGATCAAGCGCGACCACTTCGACCGCGACAACATCATCGGCACCGAGGACGAGATCGCGGACCGGGTCGAGGCGGTGCTCGAGGCCGGCGCCGACTACGTGATCTTCTACGTCCCGGGCGTCGCCTACGACCTGGACCTGCTGGAGCGCGTCGAGTCGATCGCGAAGCGGTTCGCCTGA
- a CDS encoding S8 family serine peptidase → MISRLSRTAAGLLAAVVAGSLLTTTAANAGPLDQPAGPAGPAAAGPTPGASSKRITLVTGDVAELTTSSNGQVSARLLSDEPYYFGTFDGDLTLVPADAYPLLSAGRLDKRLFNLTDLAAQGYDDASSDRLPLLLTAPPTLRSAPSTPAVTPPGATYRRTLASVGSTAVSVQKTDAKTFWDGVSGPTTFKTSQVSKIWLDGRTRATLDRSTKQIGAPAAWRQGYDGHGVKVAVLDTGYDAGHPDLAKQVVASESFVPDQAVQDLHGHGTHTASIVAGVGTASDGQRKGVAPGAELLIGKVLDNNGGGLDSEAIAGMEWAVQQGAKVVNMSLGGWPSDGTDPMSQAVDRLSKSSGALFVIAAGNSGAEETVGSPGSASEALTVGAIDRDNTLASFSSRGPRVGDGALKPEVTAPGVEIAAARAAGTEQGQVLGQYYTAMSGTSMATPHVAGAAAILAQRHPDWTGRQLKAALAATAVPSAGTRTDQQGLGRIDIPNALDPKVLPDAANLFFGDLSWTGTDAPAPVTRTVAYRNNSNRPVTLTLSVDAQSAAQVKAALAVSPSSLTIPAGGTASATVTLDRAKTQPGNYTGVLTARAGTTAYRTGLGFALSGRLNQVTVKAIGRDGQPATRNASGVQLWNQDTGDVRAIAFDQTGSRTLDVPNGRYSVMAYAVGSDEAGWSDSVTLLGDPDEWIGSDRTFTFDARTAHKVTITTPRPADAQSIGIAWHRKAGDRDAVSGWSYNGTVADNVYVQNFGKVANGTFQVVQRWDLAQPKLTVDVNGVRLPTFREGSQRTVYVGNEKLPLHNGGDGTAAELTGAKDTATLIRWGGFSKTTAQVKAAKEAGAKVVFLYNEAPGFWSTSTEQGVPLYLLRSEQGKQLLDELAKGPVSLQLKGLLDSTYRYDVALGPSVVTGDLTYDVAKMRPAVVTTDFRRNDAFWLHRDQRVAHLPGITTGLTSSRLIAGAVKRTDYLVSDVKGVMWDEKTSAGEWNESGHESTISRSYRPGEQVSRGWWEPLMRPAVPGLSAASSDEAQGWPPARFENALRFAIPQYVSGDRTVFGWGDRGDVTSMKLSSNGVELGSKNWSVAQFAVPERAAWYDLTLDQQRGPKSWAKTSTSTHTVWHFLSVPSKSRAVLPLVQVDYKHSVGRLELTPSYQPGVRGQGFFRTTAEISYDGQTWTKLSLRGIGGTVRAQLPPAPAGSYASVRVTATDLLGNSISQTINRAWQN, encoded by the coding sequence GTGATTTCTCGATTGTCCCGGACCGCGGCAGGCCTGCTCGCCGCGGTGGTCGCCGGCTCCCTGCTGACGACCACCGCGGCGAACGCCGGACCGCTGGACCAGCCGGCGGGTCCGGCTGGTCCCGCTGCCGCCGGTCCGACGCCCGGTGCGAGCAGCAAACGGATCACGCTCGTCACCGGCGACGTCGCCGAGCTCACCACGAGCTCCAACGGCCAGGTGTCGGCCCGGCTGCTCAGCGACGAGCCGTACTACTTCGGCACGTTCGACGGCGACCTGACCCTGGTCCCGGCCGACGCGTACCCGCTGCTGTCCGCGGGCCGCCTCGACAAGCGCCTCTTCAACCTGACCGACCTCGCGGCCCAGGGGTACGACGACGCGAGCAGCGACCGCCTGCCGCTGCTCCTGACGGCGCCACCGACACTTCGCAGCGCACCGAGTACGCCGGCTGTGACTCCCCCCGGCGCGACGTACCGCCGTACCCTCGCCAGCGTCGGGAGCACCGCGGTCAGTGTGCAGAAGACCGACGCGAAGACGTTCTGGGACGGCGTCAGCGGCCCGACGACGTTCAAGACGAGCCAGGTCTCCAAGATCTGGCTCGACGGCCGTACGCGCGCCACCCTCGACCGGTCCACGAAGCAGATCGGCGCGCCGGCCGCGTGGAGGCAGGGGTACGACGGTCACGGCGTCAAGGTCGCCGTACTCGACACCGGGTACGACGCCGGTCACCCCGACCTCGCCAAGCAGGTCGTCGCGTCCGAGAGCTTCGTCCCCGACCAGGCCGTCCAGGACCTGCACGGCCACGGCACGCACACCGCGTCGATCGTCGCAGGCGTCGGTACGGCGTCCGACGGCCAGCGGAAGGGTGTAGCGCCGGGCGCGGAACTGCTGATCGGCAAGGTGCTCGACAACAACGGCGGCGGTCTCGACTCCGAGGCGATCGCCGGGATGGAGTGGGCCGTCCAGCAGGGCGCGAAGGTGGTCAACATGAGCCTCGGCGGCTGGCCGTCCGACGGCACCGACCCGATGAGCCAGGCCGTCGACCGGCTGTCGAAGTCCAGCGGCGCGCTGTTCGTGATCGCGGCCGGCAACTCCGGCGCCGAGGAAACCGTCGGATCTCCGGGCTCCGCGTCCGAAGCGCTGACCGTCGGCGCGATCGACCGGGACAACACCCTGGCGAGCTTCTCCAGCCGCGGTCCGCGGGTCGGCGACGGAGCGCTGAAGCCGGAGGTGACCGCGCCGGGCGTCGAGATCGCCGCGGCACGTGCCGCCGGCACCGAGCAGGGCCAGGTCCTCGGCCAGTACTACACCGCGATGAGCGGCACGTCGATGGCGACGCCGCACGTCGCCGGTGCCGCCGCGATCCTCGCGCAACGGCACCCGGACTGGACCGGCCGGCAACTGAAGGCCGCGCTGGCCGCGACGGCCGTTCCGTCCGCGGGCACCCGCACCGACCAGCAGGGCCTCGGCCGGATCGACATCCCGAACGCCCTGGACCCGAAGGTCCTGCCGGACGCCGCCAACCTGTTCTTCGGCGACCTGTCCTGGACCGGGACGGACGCACCGGCGCCGGTCACCCGGACGGTGGCCTACCGCAACAACTCGAACCGCCCGGTGACGTTGACGCTGTCGGTCGACGCGCAGTCGGCCGCGCAGGTGAAGGCGGCGCTCGCGGTGAGCCCGTCGAGCCTGACCATCCCGGCCGGGGGTACGGCGTCCGCGACCGTCACCCTCGACCGGGCGAAGACCCAGCCGGGCAACTACACCGGCGTACTGACGGCCCGCGCCGGCACCACGGCGTACCGGACCGGACTCGGGTTCGCGCTCAGCGGGCGGCTCAACCAGGTGACCGTGAAGGCGATCGGCCGCGACGGGCAGCCCGCCACCAGGAATGCGAGCGGCGTGCAGCTGTGGAACCAGGACACCGGCGACGTCCGGGCGATCGCTTTCGACCAGACCGGCAGCCGGACGCTCGACGTACCGAACGGGCGGTACAGCGTGATGGCGTACGCCGTCGGCAGTGACGAGGCGGGCTGGTCGGATTCGGTCACGCTGCTCGGCGATCCGGACGAGTGGATCGGCAGCGACAGGACGTTCACGTTCGACGCCCGGACCGCGCACAAGGTGACGATCACGACGCCGCGGCCGGCGGATGCGCAGAGCATCGGGATCGCCTGGCACCGCAAGGCCGGGGACCGGGACGCGGTGTCCGGCTGGTCCTACAACGGCACGGTCGCCGACAACGTCTACGTGCAGAACTTCGGAAAGGTTGCCAACGGCACCTTCCAGGTCGTGCAGCGCTGGGATCTCGCGCAACCGAAACTGACCGTCGATGTGAACGGCGTCCGGCTGCCCACGTTCCGCGAGGGCTCGCAGCGGACCGTGTACGTCGGGAACGAGAAGCTTCCGCTCCACAACGGCGGCGACGGTACCGCGGCCGAGCTCACCGGCGCCAAGGACACCGCCACGCTGATCCGGTGGGGAGGGTTCAGCAAGACCACTGCGCAGGTCAAGGCAGCGAAGGAGGCCGGGGCGAAGGTGGTGTTCCTCTACAACGAGGCGCCTGGTTTCTGGTCGACCTCCACCGAGCAGGGCGTTCCCCTGTACCTGCTGCGATCCGAGCAGGGCAAGCAGTTGCTGGACGAGCTGGCCAAGGGCCCGGTGTCCCTGCAGCTGAAGGGTCTCCTCGACAGCACCTACCGGTACGACGTCGCGCTCGGACCGTCGGTCGTGACGGGTGACCTGACGTACGACGTCGCGAAGATGCGCCCGGCCGTGGTGACGACCGACTTCCGGCGCAACGACGCGTTCTGGCTGCACCGCGACCAGCGGGTCGCGCACCTGCCGGGCATCACCACCGGCCTGACGTCGTCACGGTTGATCGCCGGCGCGGTGAAGCGGACCGACTACCTGGTCAGCGACGTCAAGGGCGTCATGTGGGACGAGAAGACGTCCGCGGGCGAGTGGAACGAGAGCGGGCACGAGTCCACGATCAGCAGGTCGTACCGTCCGGGGGAGCAGGTCTCTCGCGGGTGGTGGGAGCCGCTGATGCGTCCCGCCGTACCGGGGCTGTCGGCGGCGTCGAGCGATGAGGCGCAGGGCTGGCCGCCGGCGCGGTTCGAGAACGCGTTGCGGTTCGCGATTCCGCAGTACGTGAGCGGGGACCGGACCGTGTTCGGCTGGGGCGATCGCGGCGACGTGACGAGCATGAAGCTGAGCAGCAACGGTGTCGAGCTGGGGAGCAAGAACTGGTCGGTCGCGCAGTTCGCGGTCCCGGAGCGCGCGGCCTGGTACGACCTGACGCTGGATCAGCAGCGCGGACCGAAGAGCTGGGCGAAGACGTCCACGTCGACGCACACCGTGTGGCACTTCCTGTCGGTGCCCTCGAAGAGCCGCGCCGTACTGCCGCTTGTCCAGGTCGACTACAAGCACAGCGTCGGCCGGCTCGAGCTCACGCCGAGCTATCAGCCGGGCGTGCGCGGCCAGGGATTCTTCCGGACCACGGCCGAGATCTCGTACGACGGGCAGACCTGGACGAAGCTGTCCTTGCGAGGGATCGGCGGGACCGTGCGGGCGCAGCTGCCACCTGCTCCGGCCGGCTCGTACGCGAGTGTGCGGGTGACCGCGACGGACCTGCTCGGCAACAGCATCAGCCAGACCATCAACCGCGCCTGGCAGAACTGA
- a CDS encoding lytic transglycosylase domain-containing protein translates to MAKGKRRATGSGWRQVAPLIPLALFASAFTVSATDDPAIATASLENGLSGNNPVVVPKQPIKQPANVPVPGVVGHGVDPGEQPTQVVSGLSRNGIPNAALKAYSRAQQVLAQADPGCHLPWTLVAAIGRVESNHGRFGGNALNSLGVATPGIFGPRLDGSSGTARINDSDAGSFDGDGAFDRAVGPMQFIPGTWRVMGVDGDGDGVRNPQDIDDAAMSTGVYLCSGKTDLSDASDLNAAVLRYNHSQQYVDLVVSIAKAYAGGSWIAVGNGTAGDDVDVAGDQLDDPDIDAPADENLPKAIDIPTPPPAKPTPTLTDERDGDRPTAKPTATPTATPSSRPTATPTPTPTPSKPTTAKPTLPTTTTPAKPGLASLTTAVGVIVGTVGSTLQELQQATAYCQSEMAKVTITKPTQAQLQKCVTAYQTGGVKAVDQVIRGLLSALGLLGVLGGGVLGS, encoded by the coding sequence ATGGCGAAGGGCAAACGCCGCGCCACGGGTAGCGGGTGGCGTCAGGTGGCGCCGCTGATTCCACTGGCGCTGTTCGCGAGCGCGTTCACCGTCAGTGCCACGGACGACCCGGCGATCGCGACCGCCTCGCTGGAGAACGGTCTGTCCGGGAACAACCCGGTCGTCGTACCCAAGCAGCCGATCAAACAGCCTGCCAACGTGCCGGTTCCGGGTGTGGTCGGCCACGGCGTCGACCCCGGCGAGCAGCCGACCCAGGTGGTGTCGGGCCTGTCGAGGAACGGCATCCCGAACGCCGCCCTCAAGGCGTACTCCCGGGCCCAGCAGGTGCTGGCGCAGGCGGATCCGGGCTGTCACCTGCCGTGGACGCTGGTCGCCGCGATCGGCCGCGTGGAGTCCAACCACGGCCGCTTCGGCGGCAACGCGCTGAACTCGCTCGGCGTCGCGACGCCGGGCATCTTCGGCCCGCGGCTGGACGGTTCCTCCGGGACGGCGCGGATCAACGACAGCGACGCCGGGTCGTTCGACGGCGACGGCGCCTTCGACCGCGCGGTCGGCCCGATGCAGTTCATCCCGGGCACCTGGCGGGTCATGGGTGTCGACGGCGACGGCGACGGCGTGCGGAACCCGCAGGACATCGACGACGCGGCCATGTCGACCGGTGTGTACCTGTGCTCCGGCAAGACCGACCTGTCCGACGCGAGCGACCTGAACGCCGCGGTCCTGCGCTACAACCACTCCCAGCAGTACGTCGACCTTGTGGTCAGCATCGCCAAGGCGTACGCGGGTGGCAGCTGGATCGCGGTCGGCAACGGCACCGCGGGTGACGACGTCGACGTCGCCGGCGACCAGCTCGACGACCCGGACATCGACGCGCCGGCCGACGAGAACCTGCCGAAGGCGATCGACATCCCCACGCCGCCGCCGGCCAAGCCGACCCCGACGCTGACCGACGAGCGCGACGGCGACCGGCCGACGGCGAAGCCCACCGCGACGCCGACGGCGACGCCGAGCAGCAGGCCGACCGCGACGCCGACGCCGACACCGACTCCCTCGAAGCCGACGACGGCCAAGCCGACGCTCCCGACCACGACGACGCCGGCCAAGCCGGGTCTCGCCAGCCTGACGACAGCTGTCGGGGTGATCGTCGGCACGGTCGGCAGCACGCTGCAGGAGCTGCAGCAGGCCACCGCCTACTGTCAGTCCGAGATGGCGAAGGTGACGATCACCAAGCCGACCCAGGCCCAGCTGCAGAAGTGCGTGACGGCCTACCAGACCGGCGGCGTGAAGGCGGTCGACCAGGTCATCCGCGGGCTGCTTTCGGCCCTGGGCCTGTTGGGTGTTCTCGGTGGAGGCGTCCTCGGGAGCTGA
- the hemL gene encoding glutamate-1-semialdehyde 2,1-aminomutase, producing the protein MSDPAPDHTEQSAELFARASTVTPGGVNSPVRAFRAVGGVPRFMASGDGCHMTDVDGNRYLDLVSSWGPLLLGHAHPEVIAAVQAAVSRGTSYGTPTETEVLLGEEIVARTPVDKVRLVSSGTEATMSALRLARGFTGRAKIVKFAGCYHGHVDALLAQAGSGVLTLGIPGTPGVTEATTADTIVLPYNDQAAVSAAFSEYGDQIAAVITEASPGNMGVVPPRDDFNAFLARTCAENGALFISDEVMTGFRITRSGWYGVDGVRPDLMTFGKVMGGGFPAAAFGGRADVMAHLAPEGSVYQAGTLSGNPVATTAGLTTLRLATDEVYAKLDETSLTIQRLVSTALDKEGVPHVINAAGNLFSVFFVESSEGSAEIRDFTGANAQVLPRFTAFFHAMLDAGVYLPPSAFEAWFVSAAIDDDALTELESALVPAARAAAAAV; encoded by the coding sequence GTGTCCGACCCTGCGCCCGACCACACAGAACAGTCCGCCGAGCTCTTCGCCCGGGCCTCCACGGTGACCCCTGGCGGGGTCAACTCTCCGGTCCGCGCCTTCCGCGCCGTCGGCGGCGTGCCGCGCTTCATGGCCTCCGGTGACGGATGTCACATGACCGATGTCGACGGCAACCGCTATCTCGACCTGGTCTCCTCGTGGGGCCCGCTGCTGCTCGGGCATGCCCATCCGGAGGTGATCGCCGCCGTCCAGGCCGCCGTCTCCCGCGGTACGTCGTACGGGACGCCGACCGAGACCGAAGTACTGCTCGGCGAGGAGATCGTCGCGCGGACGCCGGTGGACAAGGTCCGGCTGGTGTCGTCCGGGACCGAGGCGACGATGTCCGCGCTCCGGCTGGCCCGCGGGTTCACCGGGCGCGCCAAGATCGTGAAGTTCGCCGGCTGCTACCACGGCCATGTGGACGCGCTGCTGGCCCAGGCCGGTTCCGGAGTCCTGACCCTGGGCATTCCCGGTACGCCGGGCGTCACCGAGGCGACCACGGCGGACACCATCGTGCTGCCGTACAACGACCAGGCCGCCGTTTCCGCAGCGTTTTCCGAGTACGGCGACCAGATCGCGGCCGTGATCACCGAGGCGTCGCCGGGCAACATGGGCGTCGTTCCGCCGCGTGACGACTTCAACGCGTTCCTCGCCCGGACCTGCGCGGAAAACGGTGCACTGTTCATCTCCGACGAGGTGATGACCGGTTTCCGGATCACGCGTTCCGGCTGGTACGGCGTCGACGGCGTCCGGCCGGACCTGATGACCTTCGGCAAGGTGATGGGCGGCGGCTTCCCAGCCGCGGCGTTCGGCGGCCGCGCCGACGTGATGGCGCACCTCGCGCCGGAGGGCTCGGTCTACCAGGCGGGCACCCTGTCCGGGAACCCGGTGGCCACGACCGCCGGGCTGACCACGCTGCGGCTGGCCACCGACGAGGTGTACGCCAAGCTCGACGAGACCTCGCTCACCATCCAGCGGCTGGTGTCGACCGCGCTGGACAAGGAAGGTGTGCCGCACGTCATCAACGCGGCCGGGAACCTCTTCAGCGTCTTCTTCGTGGAGTCCTCGGAGGGATCCGCCGAGATCCGGGACTTCACCGGGGCGAACGCCCAGGTGCTGCCACGGTTCACGGCGTTCTTCCATGCCATGCTGGACGCCGGCGTCTACCTGCCGCCGAGCGCGTTCGAGGCCTGGTTCGTCAGCGCGGCGATCGACGACGACGCGCTGACGGAGCTCGAGTCCGCACTGGTACCGGCAGCCCGCGCGGCCGCCGCAGCCGTATGA